Proteins from a single region of Strix aluco isolate bStrAlu1 chromosome W, bStrAlu1.hap1, whole genome shotgun sequence:
- the LOC141917744 gene encoding endogenous retrovirus group K member 5 Gag polyprotein-like, protein MRALHITDKPIVKKAQPWTLPPSTITVVPRSPDRFWEGVRKYAAEAGNWDLVERLSPYSPTPACPKPVDIAAEAPGAFPVYKAAAGTNEHNEHNPIGWKVVQDLQNKAQKFGINSPEVMQLIRIISTDLLCPYDVTHLAQVLFQPVQLHVFQSTWRQMARAAAQNNLRLPQDDPRLGLGEDALLGEGPFSNPELQATWPPIVLEQAQHIGITALKRTMEMAAPKQKYIAIRQGPREPFLQFVEKISAALDKQVEDETLRQMLCKQLAKDNANEDCQKIIQSLPGDPSIPDMVAACSKVGTVEHKVAAQMAAQVAALATAMNMRNSGKCFGCGKEGHMKVACPNRTSPSKQSVNIPPGTNCNKCGKLGQFAKQCRSKFHVNGQPLQGNHKKSAKGRVRTTNPLPTAGQLPSANSYQPQQLAQQGWMYPPLTQ, encoded by the coding sequence atgcgagctctgcatattacagataaacccatagtgaaaaaagcccagccatggactctccctccatccacaataactgtagtcccaagatcccctgatcggttttgggagggagttaggaagtatgctgccgaagctggcaactgggatctggttgaacgcctcagcccgtactctccaaccccggcatgtccaaagcctgtagatatagcagcagaggctcctggtgcattccctgtttacaaagctgctgcaggcacaaacgaGCACAATGAGCACAATCCAATTggctggaaagtggtgcaggatttgcagaataaagcgcagaaatttggaatcaattctcctgaagtgatgcaacttattcgaataatcagcacagatttgctgtgtccatatgacgttacgcatctcgcacaagtgctgtttcagccggTGCAATTACacgtgtttcaatctacttggaggcagatggcacgcgcAGCTGcgcagaataatttacgactgccacaggatgacccgaggctaggacttggagaggatgctttgcttggtgaggggccGTTTAGTAACCCTGAACTGCAAGCTACATGGCCTCCAATTGTCcttgaacaggcacaacatataggaattacggcattaaagcgaaccatggaaatggcagctccaaaacaaaaatacattgctatccgCCAAGGCCCCAGAGAGCCCTTTTtacagtttgtagaaaaaatatctgctgcgCTGGAtaaacaggtagaagatgagacgttaaggcaaatgttgtgcaaacagttagcaaaagataatgctaatgaggactgtcaaaagataatacagtctttaccaggagatccttccattcctgacatggtggctgcGTGTTCTAAGGTTGGGACAGTGGAACATAAGGTGGCTGCTCAGATGGCAGCGCAAGTGGCCGCCCTAGCTACTGctatgaatatgagaaattcagggaaatgctttgggtgTGGCAAAGAAGGGCACATGAAGGTAGCTTGTCCAAACAGAACATCACCGAGTAAACAATCGGTGAACATCCCACCGGGAACTAATTGCAACAAATGCGGAAAACTGGGACAGTTTGCAAAACAATGTCgttccaaatttcatgttaacgGGCAGCCActacagggaaaccacaaaaagAGCGCGAAAGGGCGTGTGAGGACAACAAATCCCCTCCCGACAGCCGGCCAACTCCCCTCTGCGAACAGCTATCAgccgcaacaactggctcagcagggttggatgtatccaccgctgacacagtaa